CCCGCTGCCCTTGGGGGCCGGAGGGAGTCGATGCAGACGGGGCCTTGTACCGCTTGGGGGAGTCGGGGGAGGCCGCCCCCCCAGAGGGGCGGCCGACCTGGCGGCGGGTCTGCTTCGACAGCTGGATCAGGCGTTCCATCCGGTTCGGCCGGAGCTCCAGGTACCGGTCGAAGGCCTCGGCTCCGGCCAGGGCGGAGTCGATCGGGTCCAGCCGCTCGGCGGACCCCTCGAAGAGGACCGCGGCGCCCGCCCCCCAACTGAACGGCAGCCCGCACAGCGACCTCCGGCCGGTCCGGACGACATCGACGGTCTCCTCCGAGGAGACCAGGTTCTGCCGGACGAGCAGCCGCGACACGGTGTTACGGGCGAGATCGGCGCCGACCTCCTTGGCCAGGGGGATCAAGACGCGGTAACCGCGCGGCGTCCGCTCGACGTGGAGCCGCACGCGGAGCGCCTTGAGCCGCCGGACCAAGGCCCAGGCGGCCTCGAGCTGCGCGGCGCGCTCGTCCTCGCCGACGGCGTGGCCGTCAAGGTCCAGGACGACGTCCTGCACCCTCGAGGGTCCCTTGACCGCCAGGCGTCCGCTCTCCCAGCCCGCCTCGACGGCCCGGCGGACGTCGTCGAGCGAGGTCGACCGGCGGAAGTTGCCGGACCAGGTGGTCCGGCCGTCCGGCTGGAGGGCGCCCCAGATGTGGCGGCCGTCGGGATCGACGAACCTCCGGAAGAACTCCTCGACCTGCGATTGGGACCAGGCGGGGGCCGCCGGTCGGGCGGCCCCCTTGCGGAGATGGCGACGCTTGTCAGCTTCCGGCCCCCGCGGCTTGCGGGGCGGGCGGGGGCTCTCGGTGGGGCGCGGGGCGGCGGACATTACGGACCTCACTGAGCGGAGTAACTCCCGCCGATGAGGCGGGACATGGTCGAGCGGCTGGTTCCGAGGCGCCGGGCGAGTTCGGCGACCGTGACTTCCCCCGAGAGGACTCGCCGCCGAAGTTCCTTAAGATCGCCCGAGGTCAGCCGCAAGCGTTCCAATACCCCCTCGGAGACCGGCCTGCGGCGGCAGACGCGGGGGGAGGAGCGTCGAACGGTACCGGGGAGTCGGGAGGCGCGGCGGGCCGCCTCCCTTCCCTCGAGGGCCCGCTGGTCAGCCTCGGTCCAGTCCGGACAGCGCTGGACGGTGACGGGCGCGGTCACGCGACCTCCGGCTGGCCCTTGGACGCGGAGATCACGTTGCGCGAACGCCGCTTGGGCCGGGGGAAATGGCGCCCGGAGCGGACGGCCCGGCGGCGGATCGCGCGGACGGTGCAGACCGGGACCGCGAGCCGGTCGGCGACGACCTCGCAGCAAGCCCCGGCGGCCAGCTCGTCTTCGACGGCTTCGGGCGTCGTTCCGAAGCCCCGCAGGCGGTTGGCGATGGCGTCGAGGGCGTTATCCCGCGGAGTTCCGGAGACAAGGTTGGAGCGGCGGTTGTTGAGGCCGCAGTCGTCGATGTGGCGGACCTGTTCGCTGGGGTCGGTCGCGCCAAGAACCCACCGGTGCAGGTACCACGATTTGACCTTTCCGTCCGAAGAGTCAACGATTTGGCAGTAGAGCCGCGGCCGGTCATGGAGGCCGCGGCGGTGCCGGCAGCGGCTGCTGTCGAAAATCCGGATGCTGCGGCGGCCGGCCCCCTCCTCGATCCAGCGGGAGAGGCGGTCGGCGTCGGCGAGGTCCAGAAGCACCCGGTGCTCCGCCCCCGCGTTTCCGCGGCAGTAGAGCGAAATGGCGGCGTAAGTGCATCCTCCGTCGATGATGGTTTCGATGCGGTCGGAGAACGGGCGGCGGTCCGTGCGGCGGGCGGCGTGGGTCCAACGGGGGGCGGTCGTGACAGGTTTCATGTCATTTCCTTTCGGCCGGTTCGGCCTGTGACTCGGCGGGCGGTCCATTAGTCCCCGTCCGTCACCAGATAGTATGTTCGGGCGAAAACCTGACGCACCGGCCCGCCAGCGGCCCCGAAAACCCCGTCCGTTTCACCCCGTGCAGGCGTCCGTCGAACATACTCTAAGGTGATGGAACGGAACGACTTACCGTCCGGCGTGGCCGTCACCAACTGCCCGCCGTGGACCTCCCAAGACCAAGAAAACCTCGACCGCGAGGCGCGCTATCGCAAAATTTGCGCCCTCGATGTCTATTCGCCCGGCGCGGCCCTGAACAGCGACCAGGTCGCCGAGTGCCGCCGTCTGCGCCGGCTGGATCCGCTCCACTGGAGCATCCGGCGCCTGGCCGCGCGGTTCGAG
This portion of the bacterium genome encodes:
- a CDS encoding HNH endonuclease, producing MDRPPSHRPNRPKGNDMKPVTTAPRWTHAARRTDRRPFSDRIETIIDGGCTYAAISLYCRGNAGAEHRVLLDLADADRLSRWIEEGAGRRSIRIFDSSRCRHRRGLHDRPRLYCQIVDSSDGKVKSWYLHRWVLGATDPSEQVRHIDDCGLNNRRSNLVSGTPRDNALDAIANRLRGFGTTPEAVEDELAAGACCEVVADRLAVPVCTVRAIRRRAVRSGRHFPRPKRRSRNVISASKGQPEVA